Proteins from a single region of Bdellovibrio bacteriovorus HD100:
- a CDS encoding TrmH family RNA methyltransferase, producing MFPYGPELEINANLRVNYQLVLEKIGPLLTDERRQKIEKVVALRNFDTAVVLEGIYDRGNISAVMRSAEGLGFGNFHVIETQEKFKEANRVTQGADKWVEVKKWKKTADCVKALKNQGYKIYVTHLDANAKPLHEIDFSGKTALVLGNERDGVTPEMIAAADQTIIIPMTGFVQSFNISVAGALGLYHISQDRLKRRGTNASLTEEEQGILRAHYYMRTQDSAAQYLEEMFSRGTLKS from the coding sequence ATGTTCCCATATGGGCCCGAACTTGAAATCAATGCCAATCTTCGCGTGAACTACCAGCTGGTGCTGGAGAAGATCGGGCCCCTGCTGACTGATGAACGCCGCCAGAAGATCGAAAAAGTGGTGGCGCTTCGCAATTTTGACACGGCCGTGGTGCTTGAGGGCATCTATGACCGTGGCAATATCTCCGCCGTGATGAGATCTGCCGAGGGTCTTGGCTTTGGCAATTTCCACGTCATTGAAACCCAGGAAAAATTCAAAGAAGCCAACCGGGTCACCCAAGGGGCTGACAAATGGGTCGAAGTTAAAAAATGGAAAAAGACTGCGGACTGTGTGAAGGCTTTGAAAAATCAGGGTTACAAAATCTATGTGACTCATTTGGATGCGAACGCCAAACCTCTGCATGAGATTGATTTCAGCGGTAAGACAGCCCTGGTGCTTGGTAACGAGCGTGACGGTGTGACCCCTGAAATGATTGCGGCCGCAGATCAAACGATCATCATTCCCATGACGGGCTTTGTGCAAAGCTTCAATATTTCCGTGGCCGGGGCTCTGGGGCTTTATCATATTTCCCAGGACCGCTTGAAACGCCGTGGAACCAACGCGTCCCTGACGGAAGAAGAGCAGGGGATCTTGCGGGCTCACTATTACATGAGAACCCAGGACAGCGCAGCCCAGTATCTGGAAGAGATGTTTTCCCGGGGCACTCTTAAATCCTGA
- a CDS encoding phosphatase domain-containing protein has protein sequence MKKLLLLPVLFAVAACAQKSVSLTPDKPVSTKIPFFMTRPQPTTPVELVFDKDHAAPKPMNYRKSDSLRMSGSATFSPKALKEVAKPVKKNKASLYVFDLRQESHGLINDIPVTWYADRDWANADLNHEEAVRRERRLLGDLRVGDKIGTTAIQSIETEESMIRTGGHQYVRLTVTDHVRPVDSEVDRFIESVRALPENAWVHFHCRAGKGRTTTFMVLYDMLKNAKTDSFEEIIKRNTELSNDYDVLTVPADEKDWKYPYQKERAAFVTEFYNYAKAHPNGEGMLWGEWVLR, from the coding sequence ATGAAGAAACTGCTTTTGCTTCCCGTTCTGTTTGCGGTCGCTGCCTGTGCGCAAAAATCCGTAAGCCTCACTCCGGATAAACCAGTCAGCACCAAAATTCCTTTTTTTATGACAAGGCCTCAGCCGACAACTCCGGTAGAGCTGGTGTTTGATAAAGACCATGCAGCGCCAAAGCCCATGAATTATCGCAAGAGCGATTCTTTGCGCATGTCCGGCAGTGCCACCTTCAGCCCGAAGGCGCTGAAAGAAGTCGCTAAGCCCGTTAAAAAGAACAAGGCCTCTCTGTACGTCTTTGACCTGCGCCAGGAATCCCACGGTCTGATCAATGACATCCCGGTGACCTGGTACGCGGACCGCGACTGGGCCAATGCCGATCTAAATCATGAAGAGGCCGTTCGCCGCGAACGCCGTTTGTTGGGCGATCTGCGTGTCGGGGATAAGATTGGCACCACCGCCATTCAAAGCATCGAAACTGAAGAAAGCATGATCCGCACCGGAGGACACCAGTATGTGCGTCTGACGGTGACCGATCATGTGCGTCCGGTGGATTCTGAAGTGGATCGTTTTATTGAAAGCGTGCGTGCGCTTCCAGAAAATGCCTGGGTGCATTTTCACTGTCGTGCCGGCAAGGGCCGTACGACGACATTCATGGTTTTGTACGACATGCTGAAAAATGCGAAGACTGATTCGTTTGAGGAAATCATCAAACGCAATACCGAGCTGAGTAATGACTATGACGTGCTGACGGTGCCAGCCGATGAAAAGGACTGGAAGTATCCTTATCAGAAAGAGCGTGCGGCATTCGTTACTGAGTTCTATAATTATGCCAAAGCCCATCCAAATGGAGAGGGCATGCTTTGGGGTGAGTGGGTGTTAAGATGA
- a CDS encoding pseudouridine synthase, whose amino-acid sequence MTRIIKLQHTEIAGCIFVDKIAGLNTHTPEYGQRGCVEIYEEELDRKLYTVHRLDKATSGALVFATSSEIAAQLTQAFEQHKVEKKYLFLTDKKIARTEFTYESFIQKEKNVFVSRDTQEPNSKTSFKWVKALGPYQLWEAVPHTGKPHQIRLHAEANGIAVLGDSDHNGTNHFRLCLHSQVLGFELNGQKVRYETPLPGWAEDDFTADPEEQILTEAFQRRERMYKFSTLTDECLRLAHRELDTYRIDQYGEYLWVYWYKESDPTVQDLLRFEKIAKKYHKKILVRKMLNRGEDPNAEVLWHIGNTASRWQAKENGVIYDLRSDTGLSPGLFLDQRENRLWVKNHAEGRSVLNLFSYTSGFSVVSALAGAREVCTVDVSQNFIEWSKHNFTINGLDPEAENHEFWVQDCILFLKGTIRRKRKFGMIVCDPPSFGRSKNGVFSISKNFDELLINCMYCLQKDGLLLFCTNYEKWTTGDLHLRLNKLKKDFSFKILPAPAQGLDFELPDQEPLMKSIILRKN is encoded by the coding sequence ATGACACGGATAATTAAGCTTCAACACACCGAAATAGCGGGCTGCATCTTCGTTGACAAGATCGCAGGTCTGAACACCCATACGCCCGAGTATGGTCAGCGCGGCTGTGTCGAAATTTATGAAGAAGAACTGGATCGTAAGCTCTACACCGTGCATCGTCTGGACAAAGCCACTTCCGGCGCTTTGGTCTTTGCCACCAGCTCTGAAATTGCCGCCCAGCTGACTCAAGCCTTTGAGCAGCACAAGGTCGAAAAGAAATACCTTTTCCTGACCGACAAAAAAATCGCCCGCACTGAGTTCACCTATGAATCCTTCATCCAGAAGGAAAAAAATGTCTTCGTCAGCCGCGACACCCAGGAGCCCAATTCCAAAACCAGTTTCAAATGGGTGAAAGCTTTGGGTCCTTACCAGTTGTGGGAAGCCGTGCCCCACACGGGTAAACCGCACCAGATCCGTCTGCATGCTGAAGCCAACGGCATCGCCGTTCTGGGTGACAGTGATCACAATGGGACCAACCACTTCCGTCTGTGCCTGCACTCGCAGGTGTTGGGCTTTGAGTTGAATGGCCAAAAAGTCCGTTATGAAACTCCTCTGCCAGGCTGGGCCGAAGACGACTTCACGGCCGATCCGGAAGAACAAATCCTGACAGAAGCCTTTCAGCGCCGCGAACGCATGTACAAGTTTTCAACTTTGACTGATGAGTGTCTGCGCCTTGCCCATCGCGAGCTGGACACTTACCGCATCGATCAATATGGCGAATATCTGTGGGTTTACTGGTACAAGGAATCCGATCCAACGGTTCAGGATTTGTTGCGCTTTGAAAAAATCGCAAAGAAGTATCACAAAAAGATTCTTGTCCGAAAGATGCTGAATCGCGGGGAAGACCCGAACGCCGAAGTGCTTTGGCATATCGGCAACACCGCTTCACGCTGGCAGGCCAAGGAAAACGGCGTGATCTATGATCTGCGCAGCGACACCGGCCTGTCCCCGGGACTGTTCCTGGATCAGCGTGAAAACCGCCTGTGGGTCAAGAATCACGCTGAAGGCCGCAGTGTTTTGAATTTGTTCTCTTACACCAGCGGATTCAGTGTGGTGTCAGCTTTGGCTGGCGCCCGTGAAGTCTGCACCGTGGACGTGTCCCAGAACTTTATCGAATGGAGCAAACACAACTTCACCATCAATGGCCTTGATCCTGAAGCCGAGAATCACGAATTCTGGGTGCAGGATTGCATCCTGTTCCTGAAGGGCACCATCCGTCGCAAGAGAAAATTTGGTATGATCGTCTGTGATCCGCCCTCTTTCGGCAGATCCAAAAACGGGGTCTTCTCCATCAGCAAGAACTTTGATGAGCTTCTGATCAACTGCATGTACTGCCTGCAAAAAGACGGTCTGCTGTTGTTCTGCACCAATTACGAGAAATGGACGACAGGGGATCTGCACCTGCGCCTGAACAAACTGAAAAAAGATTTTTCATTCAAGATTCTGCCGGCTCCGGCACAAGGGCTGGACTTTGAGCTCCCGGATCAGGAGCCCCTGATGAAGTCCATCATCTTAAGAAAAAACTAA
- a CDS encoding LemA family protein, with translation MKNRILVLALMLMPFLAGCGIQSLPQAKNATEAALAEVNNQYKRRADLIPNLVNVVKGYAKHEEATLTAVTEARAKATAMQIDPSKVTPEQLAKFQQAQSGLSQALGRLMVVSEQYPQLKADQNFRDLQAQLEGTENRITIARQRYIETINAFNNQVSVPPTSWTNAIMYHFEKMPQWDMTPEEKASAEKAPEVKF, from the coding sequence ATGAAAAACCGTATTCTAGTTCTTGCTTTGATGTTGATGCCATTTTTGGCAGGTTGTGGGATTCAATCTCTTCCTCAAGCTAAGAATGCTACTGAGGCTGCTTTGGCTGAGGTGAACAATCAATACAAACGTCGGGCTGATTTGATTCCGAATCTTGTGAATGTTGTTAAGGGTTATGCGAAGCATGAAGAAGCTACTTTGACGGCGGTGACAGAGGCTCGTGCCAAAGCGACCGCTATGCAGATTGATCCTTCCAAAGTGACTCCCGAGCAACTGGCGAAATTCCAGCAGGCGCAAAGTGGTTTGTCTCAAGCTTTGGGTCGTTTGATGGTGGTGTCAGAGCAGTATCCTCAGTTGAAAGCGGATCAGAACTTCCGTGATCTTCAGGCTCAGCTGGAAGGCACCGAAAACCGCATCACAATTGCTCGTCAAAGATACATCGAGACTATCAATGCATTTAACAACCAAGTCAGCGTTCCGCCGACAAGCTGGACAAATGCGATCATGTATCACTTCGAAAAAATGCCTCAATGGGACATGACTCCGGAAGAAAAAGCTTCTGCTGAAAAAGCACCGGAAGTGAAGTTCTAG
- a CDS encoding TPM domain-containing protein produces the protein MRFLAYSFFAFFLALGVSARAEFKVPTLTGPVMDEVGYLSRNDRQELMQLLYDFNKRGVAQVQVLIVPTLDGMPIEMASIAVTDKWKLGDEKKDNGVLFLIAANDRKLRIEVGQGLEGAIPDVIASRIIRDQVVPLFRARQFSAGIVLGTHEILRLADKEFAEQNGLQEGVPAKSDRDGSGGDIPIGVIIILFIIISILGRFGGGRGRHLRGGGWGGGYGGGGGWSSGGGGGGGWSGGGGGFSGGGSSGSW, from the coding sequence ATGCGTTTCTTAGCATATTCTTTTTTCGCTTTCTTCTTGGCCCTGGGTGTTTCCGCCCGGGCTGAGTTTAAGGTTCCCACGCTGACCGGTCCTGTGATGGACGAGGTCGGTTATCTTTCCCGCAACGACCGTCAAGAGCTGATGCAGCTTCTTTATGACTTCAACAAACGCGGGGTCGCTCAAGTTCAAGTTTTGATCGTTCCTACCTTGGATGGCATGCCCATCGAGATGGCGTCCATTGCTGTCACTGACAAGTGGAAGCTCGGGGACGAGAAAAAAGACAACGGGGTTTTGTTCCTGATTGCGGCCAATGATCGCAAACTGCGTATTGAAGTCGGGCAGGGTCTTGAAGGCGCTATTCCCGATGTGATCGCCAGCCGGATCATTCGTGATCAGGTGGTGCCGTTGTTCCGCGCCCGTCAATTTTCTGCCGGGATCGTGCTGGGGACACACGAGATCTTACGTCTGGCGGATAAAGAGTTCGCAGAACAAAACGGACTGCAGGAAGGTGTTCCTGCAAAAAGTGACCGTGATGGTTCCGGCGGCGATATTCCTATTGGTGTGATCATCATTCTCTTCATCATTATTTCTATCCTGGGTCGCTTTGGTGGCGGTCGTGGACGTCATCTTCGTGGTGGCGGCTGGGGCGGTGGCTACGGTGGTGGTGGGGGATGGTCTTCCGGCGGGGGTGGCGGAGGCGGCTGGTCCGGTGGTGGCGGCGGCTTCAGCGGCGGGGGCTCATCCGGCAGTTGGTAA
- a CDS encoding TPM domain-containing protein produces MAWINKYLSEADLARIEASISKVEETTSGEIVPVIVRRSSAVGHVPLTLTLLLTLFLVIVEFPFSDWLWVTPWVYLWPVIVVIFFGLSQVLAKSKWIQKVFVPEKDELDSVHRRAHLEFYLNRIHRTEGGTGVLIFVSVMEKKAVVLADEGISKKLPKEHWDEILGMLGKHLHEGKWADGFVAAIEACGKDLQTHFPVISGKGNELKNHLIVKDV; encoded by the coding sequence ATGGCTTGGATTAATAAATATCTTTCTGAAGCGGATCTTGCGCGGATTGAGGCTTCTATTTCCAAGGTGGAAGAAACCACTTCGGGAGAGATTGTTCCTGTAATTGTTCGTCGTTCTTCCGCCGTGGGGCATGTGCCTTTGACGCTGACTTTGCTTTTGACTCTGTTTTTGGTCATTGTTGAGTTTCCGTTCAGTGACTGGTTGTGGGTGACTCCTTGGGTTTATCTGTGGCCGGTGATTGTTGTGATCTTCTTTGGTCTTTCGCAAGTGTTGGCCAAGTCCAAGTGGATTCAGAAAGTGTTTGTTCCTGAAAAGGACGAACTGGATTCGGTTCACCGTCGTGCGCATCTGGAATTCTATCTGAACCGCATTCATCGCACCGAAGGCGGGACCGGGGTTTTGATCTTTGTCTCTGTGATGGAAAAGAAAGCTGTCGTTCTGGCGGATGAGGGGATCTCAAAAAAACTGCCCAAAGAACACTGGGATGAGATCTTGGGCATGCTGGGTAAACATCTGCATGAGGGCAAGTGGGCGGATGGCTTTGTGGCGGCAATTGAGGCTTGTGGCAAGGACCTGCAGACTCATTTCCCGGTCATTTCTGGTAAAGGCAATGAGCTTAAAAATCATCTCATCGTCAAGGATGTCTAA
- a CDS encoding thiamine pyrophosphate-dependent enzyme produces MRVLVLNVLLSGFALISVGCTLEANIAGQMLPSLLRPDGGEGVVDAPQISQKICANGPVFSQAEMPSGETILAGDFTRIGPCSSPFLKYNPVTGAVESIGPSDAAVGEAHVIEADGAGGYYVGGYFEAKNGSQALIHIKPDGTLSDWNPQLSRGALAAGVSALKVHDGVLYVGGDFTAAGSPSLSRTALAAFDIATGDLLPWAPPLTTDSFGDLHIRSIEIASGSIFIAGAFGTVGANLHVSEGVAKINLTDNNADTSFAATGLSSQSGKMKWHNGTLVLVDGGGLVMLNSTNGANTGFVAGLTAVPAWGGFSDYELKGDELWIAGMFDAVNGHPTRNIAKFDFSGATPTLDTGWATTYEPEGWVSQLKVTDSHILSFTNGTVGYWNKSNGTQYVPAVASPVGEGTYLGALNEGEELLYVHKSKTLGLPETRYLVMYDPDGEVMPWAPSPNDYVKSVVVHEGRIFVGGRFTNIGVTPSGKRYLVELDTDGEVTSWDADANDEIYDMRSVQGSLLIAGEFTSIGSDGMGAAYLAKLSFVDATGVPWTTQVDGRVFGFDIEGSALVFGGGFSTVDGQAVENLAKVDLNTGSLLGGTPTVDSWVNGVAVIDEKVYLFGQFTDVGGEARSRLAAFNLSNGSVTAWAPNIAVWASRAMREVSGKVIVMAHFNTYNGVSYTEGTLVLDPDTGAKVADPRNLYSSTVWLEE; encoded by the coding sequence ATGCGAGTCCTTGTTTTGAACGTTCTATTATCTGGTTTCGCGTTGATTTCCGTGGGTTGCACCCTGGAGGCCAACATCGCTGGGCAAATGCTGCCTTCACTGTTGCGTCCCGACGGTGGGGAGGGTGTTGTTGATGCCCCTCAAATATCTCAGAAAATTTGTGCGAATGGACCCGTGTTTTCTCAAGCGGAGATGCCGTCGGGTGAAACGATCTTGGCCGGTGACTTTACTCGCATCGGCCCCTGCAGCAGTCCTTTCTTAAAATACAATCCAGTCACGGGTGCAGTTGAGTCCATCGGACCTTCCGACGCCGCCGTCGGAGAAGCTCATGTCATTGAGGCGGATGGGGCTGGAGGTTATTATGTCGGGGGGTACTTTGAGGCCAAGAATGGATCTCAAGCCTTGATTCATATCAAACCGGACGGGACACTTTCGGATTGGAATCCCCAACTTTCCCGTGGAGCTCTTGCTGCAGGGGTGAGTGCTCTGAAGGTTCATGATGGAGTTCTTTATGTGGGAGGAGATTTTACGGCAGCGGGCAGCCCTTCGCTGAGCCGGACCGCTCTTGCCGCCTTTGATATCGCCACGGGGGATTTGTTGCCTTGGGCGCCACCGCTGACCACGGACAGTTTCGGGGACTTGCACATTCGTTCAATCGAGATTGCTTCTGGATCCATATTTATCGCAGGGGCTTTTGGAACTGTTGGCGCCAATCTTCATGTTTCCGAAGGTGTAGCCAAGATCAATTTGACTGATAATAATGCCGACACTTCTTTTGCCGCCACGGGGTTAAGTTCTCAATCCGGAAAAATGAAATGGCATAACGGAACCCTGGTGCTTGTGGATGGTGGAGGACTTGTGATGCTGAACTCCACCAACGGTGCCAACACGGGGTTTGTCGCGGGACTGACGGCGGTGCCGGCTTGGGGAGGCTTCTCGGACTATGAGCTGAAGGGCGATGAGCTTTGGATTGCCGGAATGTTTGATGCCGTCAATGGTCATCCCACTCGAAACATAGCCAAGTTCGATTTTAGCGGCGCAACTCCAACACTGGACACAGGCTGGGCGACCACCTATGAACCGGAAGGTTGGGTGTCACAGTTAAAAGTCACTGACAGCCATATCTTGTCGTTCACAAATGGAACTGTGGGGTACTGGAATAAATCGAACGGAACTCAGTACGTTCCTGCAGTGGCCAGTCCGGTGGGCGAAGGCACTTATTTGGGGGCTCTCAATGAAGGTGAAGAGTTGCTGTATGTGCATAAGTCCAAAACACTGGGGCTTCCCGAAACCAGATATCTGGTCATGTATGATCCTGACGGAGAAGTGATGCCCTGGGCTCCTTCGCCCAATGACTATGTCAAGTCCGTGGTTGTCCATGAGGGAAGGATTTTTGTCGGTGGCAGGTTCACCAACATTGGCGTAACACCTTCGGGCAAACGTTATCTGGTAGAGCTGGACACCGACGGGGAGGTCACCTCCTGGGATGCGGATGCCAATGACGAAATCTATGATATGCGAAGCGTGCAGGGAAGTCTGCTGATTGCGGGTGAATTTACCAGTATTGGCAGCGATGGAATGGGAGCGGCTTATCTTGCAAAACTCAGCTTCGTCGATGCGACAGGTGTGCCTTGGACAACTCAGGTGGACGGTCGGGTGTTTGGATTCGATATTGAAGGATCTGCCCTGGTGTTCGGTGGCGGTTTTTCAACGGTGGATGGTCAGGCTGTCGAAAATCTGGCAAAGGTGGATCTGAATACGGGGAGTCTGCTTGGTGGAACACCAACAGTCGACAGTTGGGTCAATGGCGTGGCTGTCATCGATGAAAAAGTTTATCTATTCGGGCAATTTACGGATGTGGGTGGTGAAGCCCGCTCGCGTCTGGCGGCTTTCAATCTTTCAAATGGTTCAGTGACCGCTTGGGCGCCGAATATCGCCGTCTGGGCCTCCCGGGCCATGCGAGAAGTGTCCGGCAAGGTCATCGTGATGGCCCATTTCAACACGTACAATGGGGTCAGCTACACCGAGGGCACTCTGGTGCTGGATCCGGATACCGGGGCCAAAGTGGCAGATCCTCGAAATCTTTATAGTTCGACCGTCTGGCTTGAAGAGTAA
- a CDS encoding YdeI/OmpD-associated family protein — MSGKNAKVDAFIQSEKKWKEEVQLLRQIALDSGLSEDFKWSLPCYLHEDKNIAIIQNFKNSCALMFFQGSELKDSKKLLKSPGANSQSAKRFEFTSVADITKVKAAIRAYIKEAVKISEAEVKTQKKPAKMPALPAELKQALDKNKKLKAAFGKLTPGRQRLYLMHITSAKQAATRVSRVEKCIPRILQGLGLNDRP, encoded by the coding sequence ATGAGTGGCAAAAATGCCAAAGTGGATGCTTTCATTCAGTCAGAGAAGAAGTGGAAAGAGGAAGTTCAGCTGCTGCGGCAGATTGCATTGGACAGTGGTTTGAGCGAAGACTTTAAATGGAGTCTGCCTTGTTATCTGCATGAAGATAAAAACATCGCCATCATCCAGAACTTTAAGAACTCCTGCGCATTGATGTTCTTTCAGGGGAGTGAACTTAAAGATTCAAAAAAACTGCTGAAGTCACCGGGTGCAAACTCTCAGTCGGCAAAACGCTTTGAATTCACCAGTGTCGCTGACATCACGAAAGTGAAGGCGGCAATTCGCGCTTACATCAAAGAAGCCGTCAAGATTTCTGAAGCCGAAGTGAAAACCCAAAAGAAACCGGCAAAGATGCCAGCCTTGCCTGCAGAATTGAAACAGGCCCTGGATAAAAACAAGAAACTGAAAGCCGCTTTTGGAAAGCTGACTCCGGGCCGTCAGCGCCTGTATCTGATGCATATCACTTCAGCCAAACAAGCGGCCACCCGGGTTTCCAGAGTGGAAAAATGCATTCCGCGCATCTTGCAGGGGTTGGGATTGAACGACAGGCCCTAG
- a CDS encoding YaiI/YqxD family protein — MLIIFIDADGCPVKDEIYKVAERYQLKVFVVANKYINIPANERVEMVVASSGFDAADDWIVEQAGPGDIVVTADILLAERCVKRQVRALGPKGVEFTEDSIGSAVATRELMQNLRHMGEMRGGPAPMDKKDRSRFLGKLDEIIQSLKRR, encoded by the coding sequence ATGCTGATTATCTTTATCGATGCGGACGGCTGCCCCGTCAAAGACGAGATCTATAAGGTCGCCGAACGCTATCAGCTGAAAGTCTTTGTGGTTGCGAACAAGTACATCAACATCCCCGCCAACGAGCGAGTGGAAATGGTGGTGGCGTCTTCCGGTTTCGATGCCGCCGATGACTGGATTGTCGAGCAGGCAGGGCCTGGCGACATCGTGGTGACTGCGGATATTCTGTTGGCCGAGCGCTGCGTGAAACGCCAAGTCCGTGCGCTGGGTCCCAAGGGTGTCGAATTCACTGAAGACAGCATTGGATCAGCGGTGGCGACGCGCGAGCTGATGCAGAATCTTCGTCATATGGGCGAAATGCGCGGCGGTCCCGCACCGATGGATAAAAAAGACCGCTCCCGCTTTTTGGGGAAACTGGATGAAATCATCCAGTCCCTGAAACGACGCTAG